The Candidatus Methanoperedens sp. genome includes the window TGCAAACCCTGTAATCATCTTATTGCCTCCCCTGCTCTCAATTTTATTTACTGGAGCATTGATTACATAGTTCCCCATTACCTCTTCATATTCGAGAGGATGCTCATGGCGCAGTTCCTCTTCTGAAATAGTACCTGTTAACCAGGACATATTAGGGAATTTTTCCAGATGCTCATCATAGAAGTGTCCGATGAACACCGCAATGGAAGCAAGAACCGCCTCCCATGTGTGGAAAAGGTTAGCGACCTGGATGATACCTATGGGAAAGTACTGCATGGCCTCAAAGGGCTTCCACATCAATATCCCGGTAAAACCCATAACGACAGCTCCAAATCCTGCTCCGAAATATTCGAACTTCTGTTTCCATGTATATCTTCCGGATTTGGGACGCTCATCTGAATATCGTAAGGAATATCGAATCTGCTGCAGAAAGTTGCTAATATCATCCATATTAAATAATACGTCATAGCGTGGTTTCTCCAAAATATGGTAAACCACATGATATACGCTTACACCGATCATTATCAGGCCTGCACCATGGTGTATAAAGGTCCTGTTATCAAAACCACCCACAGATGAAATCATCCATTTAGACCACCATTCGTCAGGGAACATCAGGGGAAAACCCGTATAAGCCAGCAATATAAACGTTGAAAAAAATATTATATGCTCGATACGCTGGTTAAGAGTGAACCTCTTGAATTTAAACTCTGGCACCTCATTCCCTCCTTTTTATCTCGAACTTTGAATTAATATCAAGGGATATAAGCCCCAGTGTAAAGGCGACTTCAAACAGGATCATAAGTATGTAGAAATAGGTTACAAGTTTTTTAGCATCAATGGATAGTAAGTAAACAGACTGCCCTTCGTGAATCTTACCTCCATAAATCAGCTTACTTTGACCTGGGTGGCAGCCAGGTTTTCCACATGTAGAAGGAAGATTTGCTGGATATATTGACGATGTGGGATCGCTTTGATCTTTCGTATCATGGTTTTCATGACAATCCGGACATGTTGCAACCCCTTTTCCTCCTGAAATAAGTGCTTTATAGTGATATGAATTTTTATAGGTATCAAATCTATCCGTCTGAATCCCGTAGTACCATGCGCTCATCTTGGTCTGATTTTCATGACAACTCGCGCAGAGTTGAGGAACATTTCCTGAATAAGTCATGGATCCAGGGTTTTTGGAGGATAGAATATTATGGGTTCCGTGGCAATCTGTGCATGTAGGTGCTATTCCGTGTCCGTTTTCAAGCTCTTTCCAGTGTATGCTTTCTTTGTATAGTCTGGTCTCCTCACGATGGCATGTGGAGCATAAATCAGAGATATTAGTTCGTGTTGGTACACCTGTAAAATTTGTGCTCATGACGTTTACTGATATTGTGGACCCATTGACATGTATTTCCCCGCCGTGACAGTCAATACATGAAATATTTTTATTAAAGTGCACGCTTTCCATTAACTCATTCACCTGTTTGGAATGACAATGGAAACATGATACATCCTCGTTTTGCCCGGATACTACTTCGATCCCTGCCAGTATTAAGAGTCCTGCGATGAAAAATAAATCTAATCTGTTCATACTCAAGCCCGGAAAAATCCACTGGTTTCTATTTTATCACAGCGGTGTATTCTTCATGCAGGATTCTTTCTTTCTCTCTTTTGAGTTCTTCCTCCCTGCGGGCAATGGCTTTCATGGCCTCAGTTGGTTTTACAGTCACCGTAATCCTGTTCTTCCTATCCCTCATAGATACTACAAGCCCATAGACCAGAAGTACAACTGCAGCCACTGGAATAAGGAACAGCCATCCCATAACGAAAGCCATAAAAACTCCAGCTATCAAAGAAGTTGTATACTTTGCCCATCTGGGCATCTTCCATTTCTCCCTGTCAAATTTGTTCATGTCGTATTTCATACTCATTTCCTCCTTTTCTCAAAAAACAACTTATATATCAAAATCACTATCAGGATTAACGGGATGCCAGGAGACACCCACAAAACAAAAGCCATGAACGCCTCTGCCGGGTAATAATAAGCAGCTACCATAATTGCTACTGCTGCTGCCGCAGCTGCAACATATTTTATTCTTTTGGCCATGAATTGCTCCCCTATGGTACCTATAGTATTCGTATCATCACCTCGCAAAAATTATCCCGGATTTCCCCATATGGTCTATTATGTCTCTTATCGCAGCACTGAATTTGCCATTATGCCATACAATGTGAGGTTCCATTTTCTTGATACAATTATTATCAATGGAAATATGCCTTGTAACTATCATGTTCCACTACCCTGAGTTATGATGCTTGGACTCATCAGCCCGACCCTCATTTTTCCTATTTTATCCAAATATCCATTCGACCAAAGTCGACCTTTTTGAGGCTGACGGATTCCCTCTTGAAGTTTTTGAGCCTTTTTATCAGTAACCAATTTCAGATTCAAGCTTTTTATCCAAGCCCCATTATAATCTGGTTTGCTAACGTAAATAATTTGCTATTCGCGATTGAGCATTTGGGACGAAAGTCGGATTCTACACGGATATACGCAAACTTTATATATCATGTTCGCATATCATCGAAGCACAGTGGGCAGAAAAATAACTTTTTTAAAACCACCATCCAACCCAACCTGCCCACTAACCACTATTTTCATTTAAATTATATAACAGCAGGAAGTCTTTTTTGAGAAATCGCTATTTTCTCTTCAAAACCCGGGTCTTTTATTTCATTCAAATGCAGTCCGACTTCTTCCGGAGAATATCCAAGCGCCATGCCGAGCAACTGGCTATAATGAACAACGGGAATATTATAGGTCTCTCCCACAGCTTTTAGTTCGACCTGTCCGGCATCGTACTGCATATGGCAAAAGGGACATGCGTCCACGATGCAGTCCACGCCGGCCTTTTTTATCCTCTTGAGCTTGTATTCTGTCATTTTGATAGATGTTTCTGGCATAGCAGACCGGACACCTCCTCCTGCCCCGCAGCAGCTTGTCTTACCTTCATACCGGACACTTTCTGCGCCCGTTGCTTCTACAAGCTCATCGAAAAACACGGGACATTCAGCTTTCCCAAGCTTCCTGTCCCTTGTGGGTTTCAAGAGATGGCATCCGTAATGCACGGCTGCCCTGATCCCAAGGGGTTTCTCTATGGACTTTCCCAGGTTCTCAGGTCCAATATCCCTGTAGAGGAATTCGATTATGTGCCTGACCTCGATAGTGCCGCGGAATTCTTTTCCGATTTTTTTTAAATGTGCATTCACTTCGTTCCTCAGGGTTACATCGCTCTTCAGGATATCGTTGGCATCCATCAACGAACTGAAACACCCGTTGCATAATGTCAGGATGTCGGTATTTTTCGCTTCAGCCAGCACGAGGTTTCTCGATGCCAGAGTCAGCCACGTGACCCTGTCAAATGAACGAAATACGCCAGGGGCAGGGCAACATGCAGCTTCTTCGAGTTCGCTCCATTTGATCCCGAGCCTGTCCAGGACAAGCTTCGTGGCCTTTTCAATGCCGGGATAGCGATTGGGGATGAGACATCCCAGAAAAAGAGATAACTCCTTCATTCTTTTATCAGCTCATTGAATCCTGTCGATTCAAGAAGTTTCTTTATGTCCGTGAGGGCTTTTGGATACTTGTGGACAGTCTCAGGCAATCCCAGTCCTATTTTTTTTCGAACTGCGATGTGCTTGTCGTCTATTGGGATGGCTTGCCCTGTTTCGACTAAGAAATTGCATACCTTCCTGTGGGCAGGAAGTATATGCCCTTTTTTCACTGCATTGCTTCTCAAGATGAGTATCTCGTCTGTTATTTTTATCCCGCGAGGGCACCGTTCCTGGCAATTGTAGCAGGTGGTACACAACCAGAGATCAGGATCTGAAGATGTATCCTTCTTTACTGAATCCCTGACAATCCGCCTGACATTCAGGCTTGTATACCTGCCTGACGGGCAGCTGCCCGTGCAGGTACCGCACTGGAAACAGGTAAGTATCTTTGAAAATTCAGTCGAATATTTAGAGGTCAAAGGCTTATCTGAATTTTCAAACTCGGAATTTTTCATTGAGTGAATAATGTATATACTTATATATATTCTTTAGTCGAATGGGCACAATCCTAAATTCTGATTTTTACTTTTTCCGAAAAAGAAACCAGATGATCTGGTTACCAAAGCTCTTCAATGAGTCTCAATAGTTCAAGCGTCTGTCCTTCAGACAGTCTCTCGTACCAGATACCTAACGATTGTTGCTTCTTCAGGATATGAGGTAGGTGAGGAACGTTATTATGCCCACTGTAAGGGTGGCAAAAATGAGGGTTGCGGGATAGCCCTGCCAAAACCCTCACTCTTCCATTTTCTTCACACTCCCGGTATGAATAAAGCGTGTAGCGGATATACTTCTATAACTGGTTCTGTCTCCGTCATTTTTCCAATCACGGGCATAAGTCTTTCCCGGGTATAGTTATTAAAATCTTCTTCAGATTCCCATATATCACTAACTCTTATGCCTTTGTCATCGAATGTGACAATATGAAGCACTAACCCTTCAGGGACATCGCCTTCAAAATCTACTTGTTTTCTCCCCTCTTCATACATTTCTTTTGTAAATCCTTCCCATTTTAGGAGTAAAACTATGCGCGTATTCAGTCCTTCTCCTCTTCGCTCAGGAATGAATAAATTGTGCAGTGGATATACTTCTACATCCGGTTCCACATCTATCAATTCTTTGGTCACGGCCATTAGTCTATTTTGGACAAAGTCATTGAAGTCCCTCTCAGATTTCCATACATCCGTAACTCGTGCTCCTTTGTCGTCAAATGTAGCAATATGAAGTACTGCTCCTTTTGGGACTTCCCCTTCCCAGTTCACTTGTTCTCTCGCCTTTTCATAGAGTTCTTTTGTAACTCCTGTCCATTGCATAAGCATAACTATGCGTTTTTCTTCTGATCTCTTTGTCATATTTAACCTCCTCTTAATTTTTCATCACCGAGACTGCACGGATACATTTTCAACTTCTTCCACGTACAAATCAGGTTTTTCAGAAACACCAGCCCGTTCCATCGTCTTTCGCAAATCCTCAGACTTGGCGAATTTTTTCGCCTTTCTAATGCTTTCCCATTCAAAGAGGATCACAGTCTCATTTCGGTTATCAGCATTACGGAAGAGACGTCCCCTTTGGAACCGTTTGCGTTGCGGGTGGCAGCGTGCTCATCGAACACAGTTTTCCACTTGGAATAGTCTTTGACTTCATGACGTACAAGCTTAAGTGCCCTAATTTATACTCCCAAACTAATACAGGATTCTTTTGTACTTAAGCATTTCTTCTAATTCAGTATCTCCAGGAGAATAGTTGTGTTACTATTATAATAATCCAAAAACGAGTAAGACTCAGGTAATGACGGAGGCATGTTATAATTAATAAAACTGATGCAAACTTTAATCATGCAAAATCTCTTGGCATTATTTCGGTACGGGCTTATTATCATCAAAGCATAATACACTCGAACGTGTTTATTGATCGTTTTCATTAGCCTTAAAAAAAGAAAGATTGAAATCATTAGACTGCGGGTTCAGTATGTTAAAATGAATTTTAAAGAATGGGAACCAATTTACAAAGAAATACTCTGCGATTTCGGATGGAGACGTGAGAGTGATGAACAAGCTGCCAGGTTATTGTCAAGACTGCTTTCAGGGAAATCCATTGATATAACCGAGCTAAGGGATAGAATTAAAGGAAAAGATGTTCTTGTATGCGGTAACGCGCCCACTCTTTCGCAGGACCTTGAAAAAACCGATGTGAAGCGATACATGATAATAGCGGCGGACGGCGCAACAAGTACGCTTCTGGAAAAAGGCATTGTACCCGATATAATCGTCACTGACCTTGATGGCGATATACCGGATGAGATTGAAGCCAGCAGGAGAGGTGCGATAATGGTAGTCCATGCACACGGAGATAATATAGATAAGCTGAATATTGTAAAGGAATTGAGTAATGTCATAGGAACAACCCAATCAAAGCCTCTTTCAAACATATACAATTTTGGCGGGTTCAGCGACGGGGACAGATGCGTTTTTCTCGCACATGCGTTCGGAGCAAGAAATATCACTCTTATCGGCTTTTATTTTGAGGATGAGAACGTGACGGAGATGAAAAAGAAAAAACTCAGGTGGGCGCGCAAGCTGATCGGGATGATACCGGGTGTAATCAATCGCAGTTCAGTCGCCGATTAAACCACAAATTATAAAAGAGACTGTGTTAAATAGGGAAAAGTTTCCAGACGTTATGGTAGTCTGGAATCAAATTACCATAGGAGGAAGAAAGTAATGGCACTGGATATAGGAATTTCAATAGGGCTTTTTCTAATATTCCTGGTCGTATTGATCGGGCCGTTCAAGATTAAGATCATCGAACAGAATCTGGAAGTATTCCTGTTCATATGCGGCGTATTCGCGCTGACAATTGCCGGTTTCGTTGTAGGTCTGGAGTTTAAGGGAGTACCTATAGAAACAGGATGGAGCTGGGCAATCGTCAAAGAAGGATTAACCGCCCCCCTCAAGATCGCAGAAGTCTATGGTATCCCAATAGGGATCGTGCAGATAGTTCTGGTCGTGGGATTGATAATCTACAAGTGGCACGGGCCTATCCACAGTGGAATCAGGAGAATGACCGAGGCGCTTTCCTTGAAGGTCATGGCTTTCATCCTGATCGCGGTCCTTGGTCTTGTTTCCAGTGTGATTTCCGCTATTCTTGCCGCCATAATTCTTGTAGAGATGGCAAACGCGATGCCGCTTTCCAGGAAATCAAAAGTGGATCTCGTGGTCATAGCATGCTTTTCCATCGGTCTTGGTGCAGCGCTCACACCTCTTGGGGAGCCGCTTTCAACTATTGCGATCTCTAAACTCTCAGGTCCACCTTACTATGCAGGATTCGATTATCTGATAAATCTGCTCGGGAAATACATTGTCCCAGGTATCATCGCTTACGGAATTGTCGGGATGTTCTTCCTGGGGAAAGTAGACCCAAAGGATCAGGGCCTGAAGGGAGAAGACTACAAAGAGACACTAAAAGATGTCATTATGAGAGCCGTCAAGGTCTATGTTTTCATTATGGCGCTCGTTTTTCTTGGTGATGGATTCAAACCTCTTATCATTACATACTTTACGCAAGTGCCCTCAGAGGCTCTCTACTGGGTCAATATGGTTTCGGCTATCCTCGATAATGCAACGCTGACAGCAGCAGAGATAGGGCCGTCACTATCTCAGATTCAGATAGAGGCAGCGCTCATGGGACTTTTGATCGCAGGTGGTATGCTGATACCTGGAAATATCCCGAACATAATCTCAGCCGGAAAACTTGGGATCACAAGCAAAGAATGGGCAAGACTTGGAGTGCCACTCGGGCTTGTAACGATGGCAGTATATTTCGTCATCATCTTCGTTCCGGGTTATTTCGTAAAATGAGTATGCGGCAAAGAACCAAAAAAGTCGGGGCACGGCCAACATGTCCCGTCTTTTCTTTTTCCTTTTTTCTATTACTTTGCTTTTAGCAATATAGTGCTTTATTGTTAAGAGGCAAATATTTTAAACCATAACATTATACTTAGGTATGATAGCAGGTTCGCAGGAGAAAAAAAGGGAAAAACCCTGAAAGAAAAATGTAAATTGGAGTCTGCTGTCTAAGGAGGAAATCAAATGAGTAAAGTTGTTCTAATGGATTTTTACGCTGAATGGTGCGGGCCATGTAAGATGCAAGACCCCATTAATGAAGAGATAAAGAAGAAATTTGGGGACAAGATCGAGATTAAAAAGATCGACGTAGATACAAACTATGAACTTGCCTCTAAATTCACGGTTCATGCAGTACCTACGCTGGTAATCGAGAAAGATGGCGCTGTTTTCAAGCGATACACAGGTGTGACCCGTGCGAACGTGCTGGAAGCCGATCTGAACGCTGCCCTGAAATAACGGGGTTTGCTTGAAACCTTTAATTGACCTTGGCGTACTGCCTATCAGGCACAAGACCAATAGAGGATTCAAGCCCCACGTTTCATTGACTTTTAATCGGGAGAAAAGGATTGCTTTTGCAATAGACACCACGAACTCTCGCTTGGTTCAGCCCGATGCCTACCTGATCACCCATGCCCATTCGGACCATTATGGGAAATCTGCAATGCTCTCTGAAAGAGCGGTATGCTCAGAAGAGACCGCCCGCGCCCTTGAGATCCTTTATGGCAAGAAATACGCAGGTCAGACCTTTAAGCTTGGCGAGACTATAAACGTCTGCGGGGTCGACGTGACTACCTATCCAACCCATCATACCATCGGTTCCACGGCCTTTTGCTGGCAAAACGAGGTCGGGACACGGATCCTTGTCACAGGAGATGTGAAAGATGCGAATGACCTGCCCGAATGTGATTGCCTGGTCACCGAAGCCAACTACGGGGATCCCGGGGACCCCAATTGTCATTTCCAGGATGACATCAGCTCATTCAGGGAAGCGGTCGAAACTTATGATGATATAGCTTTCGGCGCTTACGCTTTCGGGAAAGCACAGCGTGCCGTCAAGCTTCTGCGCGAGTCGGGTTACACCGGGGATATAGGCATGGATCCTGTATCGCTTGCTCTTACCAGAGGCCTGATGCAGGACATAGGGCATGTTGTGGATCTTGAGAGCGACTGCGGGATCCGCATAACCACGCCTGCTGAAATCCCATGGATCAGTGCCGCAAAGAAATTCATACTGACCGGAAGGCGTGATTACAGGATCCCAACGATAAACATCAGCGATCACATGGATGTTAACGGCTTGGTCGGAATGGTGCACCAGTGCGCCCCTGAAGCGGTAATCGTGTACCACCCGGCCGGTCACAGGCCGCTCAAGCTATCAGCTCATCTGAATAAATCAGGGATATACGCACGTGCACTTGAAGAGATAAATACCTGTATAGAAATATAATTCTGGATGAGTAATCTGTAAGCAAGATTCATGAGTCAAGCTTCACTTTGAGCTAGTTCAGTCCTGGAAAATTTGAAATTTTAAAAATTTACAATTCTCGATATCATTTTCCTTGAAGATCTGCTGATAATATTAGTTAAATCATTTCCATATTTTCCCATTATAACTATTCGTAACAGGGCACCCAAGGCACCTATTTGAGATATGATGTGTACACTCCTTGCAGTTGCACCCGTTGCCGCAGGGCGGCGTGTCGCTGAAATCAAAGCTCATCTTCAACGGCATGATCAGGTCCTTCATGGGTGTTATCACGATGCTGACCTCAGCGCTCATGACAAGTGGATTGTTTCTCAGGTGCCCGTCCACGATAGCTTCGAGCGTGGCAATGTCCTCGCCAACGAAAAATAGGCACAGATTATGCTTCCCAGAAACGATAAGGCCATTCAGGAAATAAGGACAATCCTTGAAAATATCAAGGACGGATGACGTGTTACTTGCTATCACGTCCACCTTTGCCATGTAAAGGTTCACTTTTTTCAGGTTCATGCCCACAACGTGCGCCAGCGCACCTTTTTGCTTGAGTTTGTGTATCCTGGCGCTGACAGATGGCTGGGAGATATTGAGTTTTTCAGCTATATCTTTCTGTGATATTTCAGGGTTTTTCTCGAGCAGGGATAGAACTTCCCTGTCCCTTTTGTCAAGATCAAGAAATTCTCGCATATAATCCTGAATTCTCAGGAATGTATAAATATCTTACCTATATCTTAAAATTTATTTCCTCAATAATGCTATAAATTACAACCAATAGATTTATAAATTATCAAAGACAATCAATGCATGAAAAATATGAAGAGAAAAATCGTATCTATAGATGAGGAGAAGTGTAACGGCTGCGGCCTATGTGTCCCAAACTGTGCCGAAGGGGCGATAAAGATCATTGATGGAAAGGCAAAACTCGTGGATGACATGTTCTGCGATGGCCTGGGGGCATGTCTCGGGCACTGCCCGCAGGACGCAATTACAGTAATTGAAAGGGATGCACCCGAATTCAATGAGGAAGCTGTGAGAGAACATCTGGGCACAGTGGCAAAAAAACCTGTTATGGTTTCGCATGCTCAACATTCATGCCCGGGAAGTATGGCAATGGACTTCAGGAGCGAGAAAAAAGCAGCAGGTGGCTCCGGGAGGCAGACC containing:
- a CDS encoding cytochrome b/b6 domain-containing protein; protein product: MPEFKFKRFTLNQRIEHIIFFSTFILLAYTGFPLMFPDEWWSKWMISSVGGFDNRTFIHHGAGLIMIGVSVYHVVYHILEKPRYDVLFNMDDISNFLQQIRYSLRYSDERPKSGRYTWKQKFEYFGAGFGAVVMGFTGILMWKPFEAMQYFPIGIIQVANLFHTWEAVLASIAVFIGHFYDEHLEKFPNMSWLTGTISEEELRHEHPLEYEEVMGNYVINAPVNKIESRGGNKMITGFAKLLFAIFFLAITIWMLWISYQVLVEAVRTYIL
- a CDS encoding NapC/NirT family cytochrome c translates to MNRLDLFFIAGLLILAGIEVVSGQNEDVSCFHCHSKQVNELMESVHFNKNISCIDCHGGEIHVNGSTISVNVMSTNFTGVPTRTNISDLCSTCHREETRLYKESIHWKELENGHGIAPTCTDCHGTHNILSSKNPGSMTYSGNVPQLCASCHENQTKMSAWYYGIQTDRFDTYKNSYHYKALISGGKGVATCPDCHENHDTKDQSDPTSSIYPANLPSTCGKPGCHPGQSKLIYGGKIHEGQSVYLLSIDAKKLVTYFYILMILFEVAFTLGLISLDINSKFEIKRRE
- the hdrB gene encoding CoB--CoM heterodisulfide reductase subunit B yields the protein MKELSLFLGCLIPNRYPGIEKATKLVLDRLGIKWSELEEAACCPAPGVFRSFDRVTWLTLASRNLVLAEAKNTDILTLCNGCFSSLMDANDILKSDVTLRNEVNAHLKKIGKEFRGTIEVRHIIEFLYRDIGPENLGKSIEKPLGIRAAVHYGCHLLKPTRDRKLGKAECPVFFDELVEATGAESVRYEGKTSCCGAGGGVRSAMPETSIKMTEYKLKRIKKAGVDCIVDACPFCHMQYDAGQVELKAVGETYNIPVVHYSQLLGMALGYSPEEVGLHLNEIKDPGFEEKIAISQKRLPAVI
- the hdrC gene encoding CoB--CoM heterodisulfide reductase subunit C → MKNSEFENSDKPLTSKYSTEFSKILTCFQCGTCTGSCPSGRYTSLNVRRIVRDSVKKDTSSDPDLWLCTTCYNCQERCPRGIKITDEILILRSNAVKKGHILPAHRKVCNFLVETGQAIPIDDKHIAVRKKIGLGLPETVHKYPKALTDIKKLLESTGFNELIKE
- a CDS encoding DUF115 domain-containing protein, which codes for MNFKEWEPIYKEILCDFGWRRESDEQAARLLSRLLSGKSIDITELRDRIKGKDVLVCGNAPTLSQDLEKTDVKRYMIIAADGATSTLLEKGIVPDIIVTDLDGDIPDEIEASRRGAIMVVHAHGDNIDKLNIVKELSNVIGTTQSKPLSNIYNFGGFSDGDRCVFLAHAFGARNITLIGFYFEDENVTEMKKKKLRWARKLIGMIPGVINRSSVAD
- a CDS encoding DUF1646 family protein, coding for MALDIGISIGLFLIFLVVLIGPFKIKIIEQNLEVFLFICGVFALTIAGFVVGLEFKGVPIETGWSWAIVKEGLTAPLKIAEVYGIPIGIVQIVLVVGLIIYKWHGPIHSGIRRMTEALSLKVMAFILIAVLGLVSSVISAILAAIILVEMANAMPLSRKSKVDLVVIACFSIGLGAALTPLGEPLSTIAISKLSGPPYYAGFDYLINLLGKYIVPGIIAYGIVGMFFLGKVDPKDQGLKGEDYKETLKDVIMRAVKVYVFIMALVFLGDGFKPLIITYFTQVPSEALYWVNMVSAILDNATLTAAEIGPSLSQIQIEAALMGLLIAGGMLIPGNIPNIISAGKLGITSKEWARLGVPLGLVTMAVYFVIIFVPGYFVK
- a CDS encoding thioredoxin domain-containing protein, with amino-acid sequence MSKVVLMDFYAEWCGPCKMQDPINEEIKKKFGDKIEIKKIDVDTNYELASKFTVHAVPTLVIEKDGAVFKRYTGVTRANVLEADLNAALK
- a CDS encoding MBL fold metallo-hydrolase — encoded protein: MKPLIDLGVLPIRHKTNRGFKPHVSLTFNREKRIAFAIDTTNSRLVQPDAYLITHAHSDHYGKSAMLSERAVCSEETARALEILYGKKYAGQTFKLGETINVCGVDVTTYPTHHTIGSTAFCWQNEVGTRILVTGDVKDANDLPECDCLVTEANYGDPGDPNCHFQDDISSFREAVETYDDIAFGAYAFGKAQRAVKLLRESGYTGDIGMDPVSLALTRGLMQDIGHVVDLESDCGIRITTPAEIPWISAAKKFILTGRRDYRIPTINISDHMDVNGLVGMVHQCAPEAVIVYHPAGHRPLKLSAHLNKSGIYARALEEINTCIEI
- a CDS encoding Lrp/AsnC family transcriptional regulator → MREFLDLDKRDREVLSLLEKNPEISQKDIAEKLNISQPSVSARIHKLKQKGALAHVVGMNLKKVNLYMAKVDVIASNTSSVLDIFKDCPYFLNGLIVSGKHNLCLFFVGEDIATLEAIVDGHLRNNPLVMSAEVSIVITPMKDLIMPLKMSFDFSDTPPCGNGCNCKECTHHISNRCLGCPVTNSYNGKIWK